The genomic region GAGGTCCCGCCCGTGCACCACGTCGAGCGCCACCTTCTCGCCGAGCAGGCGGCGCAGCAGCAGCGACAGGTCCGAGACCGCGTCGTTGAGGTTCAGCACCTGCGGGCGCAGCGTCTGGCGGCGCGAGAAGGCGAGCAGCTGGCGCACCAGGTTGGCCGCGCGGTTGGCGTTGCTCTTGATGGACATGATGTCCTGGAACGCCGGGTCGCCCGGGCCGTGGCTGGCGATGAGGAAGTCGGCGGCCAGCATGATGGCGCCGAGCACGTTGTTGAAGTCGTGCGCGACGCCGCCGGCGAGCTGGCCGACGGCCTGCATCTTCTGGCTCTGGGCGAACTGCTCCTGCAGGGCGCGCTGCTCGGTGGTGTCGACGACATAGACGATCGCCGCCTCGCGGTCCTCTTCGCCCGCGTCGACCGGCGCGAACCAGAAGCGGGCGGAGCGGGCGGCCTCGCCGGCCAGCGTCGCCTCCAGCGGCTCCAGGCCGCCATGGCCGGCCGTCGCCTGCTTGAGCAGGCCGCCGAGCCCTTCGCGCTCGCGCTCGGCCACGCCCTCGACCAGGGGGCTGCCCTGGGCCTCGCCCCGGAAGGCGCCGCGGAAGAGCCGCATGAAGGCCGCGTTGGTGCGGATGACGCGGCCGTCCTTGTCGACGGTGGCGATGGCGAGCGGGCTGTTGTTGAAGAAACGGGCGAAGCGCACCTCGGCGGCGCGCAGCCCCTCCGACACGTCGCCGCCCGGCCCGCGATAGATCACCAGCGTGCGCGAAGCGCCGGGATGGCCGTCGGCGGAGAAGGCCACCTTGTGGAACAGCCGCACCGGCAGGATCGTGCCGTTGCGCCGGCGCAGGTCGACGTCGATGATCTCGGTCTTGACGCTGCCCGGCTCGCCCGGGGCGGCAGCGATCAGCGCGCCGGTATTGCCCGGCAGGATGTCGGTGAGCTTCAGCCCGCCATTGCCGAACTGGGCGAGGTCGAAGTCGAGCCAGCCGGCGAGCGTGGCGTTCATGTAGGCGATCTCGCCGGAGGGGTCGGCCGAGAAGAAGCCGGCCGGCGCATGGTCGAGATAGTCGATGGCGTGCTGCAGCTCCAGGAAGGCGTTCTCCTGGCGCTCGCGCTCGCGGGTGATGTCGGCGACGGTCCACACCACGTCGCGGGCCCCGGAGGCGCGGAGCATCGGGCGCACCCGCACCCGGTACCACGAGGCGCCGCCGGCCGGCGGCGTGGCGGCGATGCGGAACTCCTCGGTCAGCGTCTGGCCGCCGCGCGCCGCCTGCGCCAGGCGGTAGACCGGCTCCGACACGTCGGGGTCGCCGGTGAAGGCGCGCTCGACCGGGCGCACGTCCTGCTCGCCGGTGGCGCCGGTCATGGCGAGATAGGCCGCGTTGGCGTAGACCACCCGGCCGTCCTTGTCGGTGACGACCAGCCCCTCGGGCGAGCCGTCGGCGATGGCCTTGGTCAGGTCGTTGCGCACCTGGCCGTCCTGGCCGAAATGCATGAAGCCGAAGGCGTGCATGCACAGCGACACCACGCCGACCGCCGCCAGGATCGCCAGGAGCCCGAGCACCAGCGATTCCGCCTGCTCCTTGGCCAGGAAGGTCGAGGCGGCCAGCGCCGCCAGCAGCGCCGCGGCAAGGACAACGACGAGCACAGGCTTGATCCTGCTCGCCCGCTCGCTGCGGTCGATGGCGAAGCCTTGGCCGCCACCGCCCTCGCCGTTCGCCATGACCGATCCTCGCCGCCGACGTTCCAGGGATATCCGCGAGACCATGATTCGTCGCGGCGCACCGAAATACAATGCTGGGCAGTTATCAGGACAAGATTCAGAATGGGTTAAGCCGGACGCCAGGCGCGGCGGGCCTTCAGCTTCATCACATAGGAGATGACCTCGGCGACCGCCCTGTAGTGCTCGCCCGGGATCTCGCGGTCGACGTCGACGGTGGCGTGCAGCGCCCGCGCCAGCGGCGGGTTCTCCACCACCGCGACGCCGTGCTCGGCGGCGAGCGCGCGGATGCGCAGCGCCACCGCGTCGACGCCCTTGGCGACGCAGACCGGCGCGCCCATGCCGGCCTCGTATCGCAGCGCCACGGCATAATGGGTCGGATTGGTGATGACCACCGAGGCCTTGGGCACGTTGGCCATCATGCGCTTGGAGGCGCGCTGGCGCCGCATCTGCTTGATCTTGGCCTTGATCTCCGGATTGCCTTCGCTCTGCTTGAACTCTTCCTTGAGCTCGTGGACGGTCATGCGCTGGCGCTGGTACCAGGAATGGCGCTGGTAGACGAAGTCGGCCAGCGCGACGAGGGTGAGGATGGCCAGCGCCGAGGCGAGCAGGCGGACGATCAGGTCGAAGGCGAAGGGCGCGATGGTGGCGACGTCGGCCGAGAGCAGC from Labrys wisconsinensis harbors:
- the cckA gene encoding cell cycle histidine kinase CckA, with protein sequence MANGEGGGGQGFAIDRSERASRIKPVLVVVLAAALLAALAASTFLAKEQAESLVLGLLAILAAVGVVSLCMHAFGFMHFGQDGQVRNDLTKAIADGSPEGLVVTDKDGRVVYANAAYLAMTGATGEQDVRPVERAFTGDPDVSEPVYRLAQAARGGQTLTEEFRIAATPPAGGASWYRVRVRPMLRASGARDVVWTVADITRERERQENAFLELQHAIDYLDHAPAGFFSADPSGEIAYMNATLAGWLDFDLAQFGNGGLKLTDILPGNTGALIAAAPGEPGSVKTEIIDVDLRRRNGTILPVRLFHKVAFSADGHPGASRTLVIYRGPGGDVSEGLRAAEVRFARFFNNSPLAIATVDKDGRVIRTNAAFMRLFRGAFRGEAQGSPLVEGVAEREREGLGGLLKQATAGHGGLEPLEATLAGEAARSARFWFAPVDAGEEDREAAIVYVVDTTEQRALQEQFAQSQKMQAVGQLAGGVAHDFNNVLGAIMLAADFLIASHGPGDPAFQDIMSIKSNANRAANLVRQLLAFSRRQTLRPQVLNLNDAVSDLSLLLRRLLGEKVALDVVHGRDLWPVKADVNQFEQVVMNLAVNARDSMANGGKVLIRTRNVAAAETAAYEKNELPRADYVVVEVEDSGTGIPAAIMDKIFEPFFTTKEVGKGTGLGLSTVYGIVKQTGGWILVDSVEGKGTTFRIFLPRHVEAAQPAAAEGGAAAAPAGAPATAPKPKEMTDLTGRGRILLVEDEEALRALSARTLVARGFEVIEASSGIDALQLLEEAGGQVDLVVSDVVMPEMDGPTLLKELRKRNTTAKIIFVSGYAEEAFERNMPQGEVFAFLPKPFSMKQLVEAVKSNMVA
- the flhB gene encoding flagellar biosynthesis protein FlhB, coding for MAEDDAGERTLDPTQKKLDQAVERGDVAKSQELGTWFVLGAGTLAFFLFAKGAAFDLTLALKGYLANAGRISLDAAVLTAAARQLLIAALAAIGLPLLMLMIAAVAGNAVQHRLVWSYDPITPKLSKISPLAGFKRLFGMAAWVNFGKGLAKLAIVGAVLVFVLWPKRASVAGLLSADVATIAPFAFDLIVRLLASALAILTLVALADFVYQRHSWYQRQRMTVHELKEEFKQSEGNPEIKAKIKQMRRQRASKRMMANVPKASVVITNPTHYAVALRYEAGMGAPVCVAKGVDAVALRIRALAAEHGVAVVENPPLARALHATVDVDREIPGEHYRAVAEVISYVMKLKARRAWRPA